The Balneola sp. MJW-20 genome window below encodes:
- a CDS encoding glycosyltransferase, which yields MKILHLIPYNPTPPTFGGALRIYHLLKHNFENHDLTVAGFDGGFGTEKMHESFPGLDVSNLLKNNGKDYNKRLEQFKSMFSDSSHWFRKTRSENLQRILNELTDKNDFDIVLTEFPALCQFEIRSDAKKIMDAHNVEYDNLHRMYQVQKDPLKKLFYKREYRKFKEQEIYHAGIQDALFTTSERDKNIFNSHLPDMPIHLIPNGVDMDFFSPVASDIEPHSLVFTGMMGYVPNYDGILYFIQDIMPMIMKKYPDLKLYVVGKNPPASIKEKASKNIIVTGFVDDVRPYVHRSSVYIVPLRSGGGTRLKVLEALSMKKPVVSTAIGSEGIDVIHDEHLKIADDPQLFADYVIELMEDRKEAKRLSDNGYELIDKRYKWESIGHRMEEAFNAVINVGANKDRSSKETILSV from the coding sequence ATGAAGATACTGCATTTAATACCGTACAACCCGACACCTCCCACCTTCGGTGGAGCTTTAAGAATTTATCACCTCCTGAAACATAATTTCGAAAATCATGACTTAACAGTTGCAGGATTTGACGGAGGTTTTGGTACTGAGAAAATGCATGAATCATTTCCGGGTCTGGATGTTTCAAATCTGCTGAAGAATAACGGAAAAGATTACAACAAGAGGCTGGAACAATTTAAATCAATGTTTTCTGACAGCTCTCACTGGTTCAGGAAAACCAGATCTGAAAATTTACAAAGGATTCTTAATGAACTGACGGATAAGAATGATTTTGATATCGTGTTAACGGAGTTTCCTGCGTTATGTCAGTTTGAGATTCGTTCGGATGCAAAAAAAATTATGGATGCACATAATGTTGAGTATGACAATCTGCATCGTATGTATCAGGTCCAGAAGGACCCATTGAAGAAATTATTTTATAAAAGAGAGTACAGAAAGTTTAAAGAACAGGAAATTTATCACGCCGGTATTCAGGACGCACTTTTTACAACCAGTGAAAGGGACAAGAACATTTTTAATAGTCATTTGCCTGATATGCCCATTCATTTGATACCGAATGGCGTGGATATGGATTTCTTTAGCCCGGTAGCATCGGATATTGAACCACACAGCCTGGTATTTACAGGTATGATGGGTTATGTGCCTAACTACGATGGAATTCTTTACTTCATTCAGGATATCATGCCAATGATCATGAAAAAATATCCTGACCTGAAACTGTATGTGGTTGGGAAAAATCCACCTGCCAGCATAAAAGAGAAAGCGAGTAAAAATATCATAGTAACCGGTTTCGTAGATGATGTAAGGCCTTATGTACACAGATCAAGTGTGTACATTGTACCCCTTAGAAGTGGTGGTGGAACCCGTCTGAAGGTTTTAGAAGCACTATCTATGAAAAAACCTGTTGTAAGCACAGCCATTGGAAGTGAAGGTATTGATGTGATCCATGATGAGCATCTCAAAATAGCAGATGATCCTCAATTATTTGCAGACTATGTGATTGAGTTGATGGAAGACCGAAAAGAAGCTAAAAGGCTGTCAGATAACGGGTATGAACTGATAGACAAAAGATATAAGTGGGAATCGATTGGCCATAGAATGGAAGAGGCATTCAATGCTGTAATTAATGTTGGCGCAAATAAAGACAGGTCGTCAAAAGAAACTATACTTAGTGTCTGA
- a CDS encoding GNAT family N-acetyltransferase, translating to MTDVVTKEGLKQFKIVKIQSEELFAGMAEEWETLHSLAGTPVFLSFDWMQCWWKHFGRHENRRLHILLVKEDEELVAIIPLYEGRSVIFGKTIQRRLNLMGDGTAVNESLGHRDTYGRSDFLDFIVKPGFEDQVCSTLIDYFSQAEYTNFDHFRATHINDRSFIMNHLIPAMKKAEKKFMVEEIDICPSIAMTDDFEETFLYDVSSNTRRRLRQSLKAIGAEEGYEVHEINDEKELLREYEKMRDLHQERWNSLGYPGSFLDQRFDHFLKEYVFESFRKGNLSFRYATDSGGYCASRMAMIDNDRYYDYMSGFDVHSPSAKYRPGIGLLTLMIKEGHEEGFKSVELLRGDEGYKFDFTSEVFKNWQLIIPMNNSSKWSQNLFNKGLESISLLFGLIKKEITLLKVQKINHGLLPMIPNYLRTRIAQVKKSIKK from the coding sequence ATGACCGACGTGGTTACGAAGGAAGGATTAAAGCAATTTAAAATTGTCAAAATCCAGAGTGAAGAACTCTTTGCCGGGATGGCTGAAGAGTGGGAGACTCTGCATTCGTTAGCCGGTACACCTGTATTTTTATCTTTTGACTGGATGCAATGCTGGTGGAAGCACTTTGGCAGGCATGAAAATAGAAGACTTCACATCCTCCTTGTTAAGGAAGATGAAGAGCTGGTTGCAATAATTCCTTTATACGAAGGCCGCTCAGTCATTTTTGGCAAAACCATACAAAGAAGGCTGAACCTGATGGGTGATGGTACAGCAGTTAATGAATCCCTGGGGCACAGAGATACTTACGGGAGAAGTGATTTTCTGGATTTTATTGTGAAACCCGGATTTGAGGATCAAGTTTGCAGCACGTTGATCGATTATTTTTCTCAGGCTGAGTATACAAATTTTGATCATTTCAGAGCTACTCACATTAATGACCGAAGCTTCATCATGAATCATTTAATTCCTGCTATGAAGAAGGCAGAAAAAAAATTCATGGTCGAAGAAATAGATATTTGTCCTTCAATCGCTATGACCGATGACTTCGAAGAAACCTTTCTATATGATGTGAGTTCCAATACTAGAAGAAGACTGAGACAGTCTTTAAAGGCTATCGGAGCAGAGGAAGGTTATGAAGTCCACGAAATAAACGATGAGAAAGAATTGCTCAGAGAATATGAGAAGATGAGGGACCTGCACCAGGAAAGGTGGAACAGTTTGGGTTATCCGGGATCCTTTCTAGACCAAAGGTTCGATCACTTTTTGAAGGAGTATGTCTTTGAAAGCTTCAGGAAGGGTAATCTTTCATTCAGGTATGCTACCGATTCGGGCGGGTATTGCGCAAGCCGTATGGCGATGATCGATAATGACAGGTATTATGACTATATGAGCGGGTTTGATGTCCATTCTCCAAGTGCTAAATACCGTCCAGGTATCGGCTTACTCACATTGATGATAAAAGAAGGGCATGAAGAAGGTTTTAAAAGTGTAGAGCTTCTCAGAGGAGATGAGGGATATAAATTTGATTTTACCTCTGAAGTTTTTAAAAACTGGCAGCTCATCATTCCCATGAACAATTCATCAAAATGGAGCCAGAATCTGTTCAATAAAGGTTTAGAAAGTATTAGCTTACTATTTGGTTTGATTAAAAAGGAAATTACGTTGCTCAAGGTCCAAAAGATAAATCATGGATTATTACCCATGATCCCAAATTATCTCAGAACACGAATAGCACAGGTAAAGAAAAGTATAAAGAAGTAA